The following are from one region of the Salvia hispanica cultivar TCC Black 2014 chromosome 1, UniMelb_Shisp_WGS_1.0, whole genome shotgun sequence genome:
- the LOC125188616 gene encoding uncharacterized protein LOC125188616, which yields MSKGSRSGIWSNPSWSRNVQLKWQVKESTSAITTRSGLSTVDPFPFESGSEEEWNSSGKEDSRSSSETEHSEREEEESVMANLVDLDPEIGSLTAHLDGEPAHAIVSNQRQRSIEIKTNVLGVLPTFSGRRNECPYEFLNEFSKLCSIQKRPNETTEEDYRLRAIPFALKGEANTWLLRLPPDSITTWRDFKLEFLDYFFPSNKTNALKKEIQECKQDYDESLSQYWSRFKGLLDACPNHRMTEAETFYLFYEGANPESKDLMNSSSGGNFTKNKASEAREILGRLIDAKKAYDCPRAIMRRSSANTVKEREGEEVRDRIDRLEKALLNAIEKKNTPGSTDKEKNPGQEEHQLQFYNNPSLDGDFQAQVNAMGNWNQSNQNTNWNQWKIKEAPWRDNPCFRWAEGNQQPQSQHPGPAENQQTWPSRNQEGPQHNSNWAGKQQEGLNNWNFRNQGDQHNWNNRNQSNQGNSYVPPHQRNNSGNNQNFQQSHPGPATQYNNNQGGQGNFRQNQVVGTNQNQGFNPSSIQGFRPQRNLDDMVHDLVNFQQHMQNNMQANNDVVHKIQDAQQEQKSAMDMLAKQMSQLATSLNEMRGNEGKLPATVKPPDRANISQITLRSGKGYEGPKQVINEETPSQMNGEKGNQKSRGDDPGLREIPIQDDLQEGDLRGSMPRLSDPFFLDPEPELELKEGSRETGAAPAGSSTNAVKRPKPFPYRGEAKKKKDDTEDLVEIFSKLEINLPFLQALKIPTFSKFIKEFIAGKTKPDGKIVIGENVSAVIQKRRMPSKCTDPGMFTLPISIGDIKIEHAMCDLGASINVLPLSIYKKLVGVSLVDTKVVIQLADRTCISPEGVLENVIVRVHDFLYPADFHVIKMRGNESAESSGVLLGRPFLRTAKTVIDVFDGTICLDYHGEKYTFNIEEAMKKPLDVENLHVVDVINPLVQEYLETELMQEQFDNSELSQTVEKEVTGWCETFFTQDLTDDQINEAIMAFCHQPLSFQSARSVQEKSPDEGANLEEMAPRSKAENPLPQEAITPKKELKTLPENLKYAYLEEGETCPVIINSRLTEDQESALLEVIRRNKKAIGWTLSDLVGISPDLCMHHIRLEEGAKARRDPQRKLNPNMREEVLKEVLKLLSLGIIYSIPDSEWVSPVHMVPKKSGIQVVKNDKNELVPTRLVTGWRMCIDYRKLNEATKKDHFPLPFIDQMLERLAGKQYFCFLDGYSGYFQIFVNPEDQEKTTFTCPFGTYAYRRMPFGLCNAPGTFQRCMMSIFSDLLEVCIEIFMDDFTVYGGSFDTCLASLDLVLQRCQEKHLVLNFEKCHFMVTEGIVLGHVVSERGIQVDKAKVEVIAKLPYPTNQKEVRGFLGHAGFYRRFIKDFAKIAQPLTHLLHNDVEFEFDEGCKRAFQLLKERLVSAPIIRAPDWNHPFEIMCDASDFAVGAVLGQKIDGKNYVIFYASKTLNQAQKNYDTTEKEMLAVVYSFEKFRPYLLGSKEFDWEVRDKRGTENRVADHLSRIHQGDTDEAIPDVFPEEHLYYMDEPPRPISWESVLVLTGPGESDRGKRVRNAEPWYADLANYLVTGEVPSSEEASRAQKMKLKSEAKYYFWDDPYLWKMCADQIIRRCIPEWEQRDVLHHCHSLACGGHFGPRRTARKVLDSGFYWPTLNKDAFEYVMCDRPEVFSVDYFFNKGLLQTQGNKTYFYSLGDKAKAEPEEAEEAMPSEEVEELRKEVQDMKKEMQLMKKEMMKELGGIRKELNGSREEVKVLSSNVADLATKCAKQSERVAEAVEISTRMLKWLHQTLPLTQSKSTPGSSGEAQKIIHSSPSIKPFQQLTTPTIPEKVPNPPRTKMLMRKPGLDQAAEGKEELEQPAKKKVKTNRPSVPPPSGSRGSQPQK from the exons ATGAGCAAGGGCTCAAGGTCAGGAATCTGGAGCAACCCATCTTGGTCAAGGAACGTGCAGTTGAAGTGGCAAGTTAAGGAATCAACATCCGCCATAACTACCAGATCGGGGTTGTCAACTGTAGATCCATTTCCGTTTGAATCAGGGAGTGAAGAAGAGTGGAATTCATCGGGGAAAGAGGATTCACGGTCGTCGTCAGAAACTGAGCATTCGGAAAGGGAGGAAGAGGAGTCTGTAATGGCAAACTTAGTGGACCTAGACCCAGAGATTGGTTCGCTAACTGCACATCTCGACGGAGAGCCAGCTCATGCCATAGTGTCAAATCAACGTCAGCGGTCTATTGAGATCAAGACGAATGTGCTGGGCGTTTTACCTACATTCTCTGGACGGAGGAATGAGTGTCCTTATGAGTTTTTGaacgagtttagtaagctATGTAGCATCCAGAAAAGGCCTAACGAAACTACCGAGGAGGACTATCGCCTGCGAGCGATTCCATTTGCATTGAAAGGAGAGGCAAACACTTGGTTGCTGAGGCTTCCACCTGACTCGATCACCACATGGAGGGATTTCAAATTGGAGTTCCTGGACTATTTCTTTCCGTCCAATAAGACAAACGctttgaaaaaagaaattcaagaGTGTAAGCAGGACTACGATGAATCTTTAAGCCAATATTGGTCTCGGTTTAAAGGCCTGCTTGACGCTTGCCCAAATCACAGGATGACGGAGGCTGAAACATTTTATCTATTCTACGAAGGGGCAAATCCTGAGTCCAAGGACttaatgaattcctcgagcggggggaATTTCACCAAGAATAAGGCAAGCGAGGCACGCGAGATTCTGGGAAGATTAATCGACGCGAAGAAGGCGTATGACTGCCCGCGTGCTATCATGAGGAGAAGCTCCGCGAACACAGTTAAGGAACGAGAAGGAGAAGAGGTTAGAGACAGAATAGATCGACTGGAGAAGGCACTGCTAAATGccattgaaaagaaaaatacccCTGGGTCGACTGATAAGGAAAAAAACCCAGGTCAAGAGGAACATCAGCTTCAATTTTACAATAATCCCTCACTCGATGGAGATTTCCAAGCTCAAGTGAATGCAATGGGGAATTGGAATCAAAGTAATCAAAATACCAACTGGAACCAGTGGAAGATTAAGGAGGCACCATGGAGGGACAATCCTTGTTTCAGATGGGCTGAAGGGAACCAACAACCACAGTCACAACACCCAGGTCCAGCGGAGAACCAGCAGACATGGCCCAGCCGGAATCAGGAAGGACCACAGCATAATTCTAACTGGGCAGGGAAGCAGCAAGAGGGGCTGAACAACTGGAATTTCCGTAACCAAGGGGATCAGCATAACTGGAACAACAGGAACCAGAGCAACCAAGGGAATTCTTATGTGCCACCGCATCAGAGGAACAATTCAggaaacaatcaaaatttccaACAGAGTCACCCAGGTCCAGCAACCCAGTACAACAATAATCAAGGAGGTCAGGGAAATTTTCGCCAGAACCAGGTGGTTGGaaccaatcaaaatcaaggaTTTAATCCCAGTTCAATTCAAGGTTTCCGACCACAGCGGAATCTTGATGACATGGTGCATGACCTGGTAAATTTCCAACAACACATGCAGAATAACATGCAGGCTAACAATGACGTGGTGCACAAAATTCAAGATGCCCAGCAGGAGCAGAAGTCTGCCATGGACATGTTGGCAAAGCAGATGTCCCAGTTGGCCACGTCGCTGAACGAAATGCggggaaatgaagggaaaTTGCCTGCCACTGTCAAACCACCAGACCGAGCAAATATTAGTCAAATTACCTTGAGATCGGGGAAAGGCTATGAAGGACCGAAGCAagtgataaacgaggagacACCCTCACAGATGAACGGAGAAAAGGGGAATCAGAAGTCTCGAGGAGATGATCCTGGACTCAGAGAAATTCCTATACAGGATGACCTCCAGGAGGGAGATTTAAGGGGATCTATGCCTCGACTAAGTGACCCATTTTTCCTTGATCCAGAACCTGAGTTGGAACTTAAAGAGGGAAGCAGGGAGACAGGTGCAGCCCCAGCAGGGAGTTCCACGAATGCAGTAAAGCGACCCAAACCATTCCCATATCGAGGAGAagccaagaaaaagaaagatgatACTGAGGACCTTGTGGAAATATTTAGTAAGCTGGAGATTAACCTACCCTTTTTGCAGGCTCTGAAAATACCCACCTtcagcaagttcatcaaggaattcatagcAGGAAAAACCAAACCTGATGGGAAGATTGTTATAGGAGAAAATGTATCCGCCGTGATACAAAAGAGGAGGATGCCGTCAAAGTGTACAGATCCAGGTATGTTCACTCTTCCTATTTCTATAggtgatattaaaattgagcatgccatgtgtgatctaggtGCTTCGATAAATGTCCTACCGCtgtcaatatataaaaaattggtgggaGTCAGTTTGGTCGATACTAAAGTAGTGATTCAGTTGGCCGATAGAACATGCATATCGCCTGAGGGAGTATTGGAAAATGTCATAGTCAGAGTGCATGATTTCCTATACCCAGCTGATTTTCATGTGATAAAAATGAGGGGTAATGaatctgctgagtctagtggggTGTTACTGGGGAGACCCTTCCTTCGCACCGCGAAGACTGTTAttgatgtgtttgatggaacCATATGCCTGGACTATCATGGGGAGAAATACACCTTCAACATTGAAGAAGCTATGAAAAAACCGCTTGATGTTGAAAACTTGCATGTTGTAGATGTAATTAACCCCCtagtccaagaatatcttgagactgaACTAATGCAGGAACAGTTTGACAATTCGGAGCTGAGCCAGACTGTAGAAAAGGAGGTGACAGGATGGTGTGAAACTTTTTTCACACAGGACTTGACAGATGATCAGATCAATGAAGCGATCATGGCATTCTGCCACCAGCCACTATCATTCCAATCAGCCAGATCTGTTCAGGAGAAGAGCCCAGACGAGGGAGCGAATCTAGAGGAAATGGCGCCAAGAAGTAAGGCGGAGAACCCTTTACCTCAGGAAGCCATCACACCGAAGAAGGAGTTGAAAACTTTGCCTGAAAATTTAAAGTATGCATACCTGGAGGAAGGAGAAACTTGTCCAGTGATAATTAACAGCCGCTTGACTGAAGACCAAGAGAGTGCGCTGCTGGAAGTAATAAGGAGGAACAAGAAGGCCATAGGGTGGACACTTTCTGACCTAGTTGGAATTAGCCCTGATCtttgcatgcaccacatcAGACTAGAGGAAGGGGCAAAGGCTCGGCGTGATCCACAAAGGAAACTGAATCCAAACATGAGGGAGGAAGTGCTCAAGGAAGTTCTGAAACTACTGTCCCTTGGAATCATATACTCTATTCCAGATAGCGAGTGGGTCAGTCCGGTTCACATGGTACCGAAGAAATCTGGAATACAAGTGGTGAAGAATGACAAGAACGAGTTGGTGCCTACTCGACTGGTCACtggatggaggatgtgcatcgactatagGAAACTAAATGAAGCCACCAAAaaggatcattttcctttaccATTCATTGACCAGATGCTAGAGAGGCTGGCTGGCAAACAGTATTTCTGTTTCCTCGACGGATATAGCGGTTATTTCCAGATTTTCGTGAACCCAGAGGACCAGGAAAAGACCACATTTACATGCCCTTTTGGAACTTATGCCTACCGAAGGATGCCATTTGGTCTATGTAATGCACCAGGGACATTCCAACGTTGTATGATGAGTATTTTTTCGGATCTACTAGAGGTGTGCATcgagatattcatggatgatttcactgtATATGGAGGCTCATTTGACACTTGTTTAGCCAGCCTTGACCTAGTGCTGCAAAGATGTCAAGAGAAACATCTAGttctgaattttgaaaaatgtcacTTCATGGTAACTGAGGGGATTGTTTTAGGTCATGTGGTCTCTGAAAGAGGAATACAAGTGGACAAGGCAAAGGTGGAAGTGATTGCAAAGCTACCTTACCCTACAAATCAAAAGGAAGTTAGAGGATTCCTCGGTCACGCAGGGTTTTATCGAAGGTTTATCAAGGACTTTGCAAAAATTGCGCAACCACTCACTCATTTGCTGCACAACGATGTGGAGTTCGAGTTTGATGAGGGATGCAAGAGGGCATTTCAATTGCTCAAGGAGAGACTAGTGTCCGCACCAATTATCAGGGCACCGGACTGGAATCACccttttgagataatgtgcgACGCGAGCGATTTCGCTGTGGGAGCCGTCCTAGGGCAGAAGATAGATGGGAAAAACTACGTAATTTTCTATGCGTCCAAGACACTAAATCAAGCTCAGAAGAATTACGATACtacggagaaggaaatgttggctgtcgtCTACTCGTTCGAAAAATTCCGCCCTTATCTTCTTGGGTCAAAG gagtttgattgggaagtaagagacaaaagaggaacAGAGAATCGAGTGGCTGACCACTTGAGTAGAATTCATCAAGGAGATACGGACGAGGCTATTCCCGATGTTTTTCCCGAAGAGCATTTGTACTATATGGACGAACCACCTAGACCGATAAGCTGGGAATCTGTCTTAGTTTTAACCGGTCCAGGAGAATCTGATCGAGGAAAGCGCGTACGTAACGCAGAACCATGGTACGCAGACCTGGCAAAttacttggtcacgggagaggtGCCAAGTTCAGAGGAAGCCTCCCGGGCCCAGAAGATGAAGCTTAAAAGCgaagccaaatattacttCTGGGATGATCCTTATCTTTGGAAGATGTGCGCAGATCAGATAATTCGACGCTGCATTCCtgaatgggaacaaagagatgtaCTCCATCATTGTCACTCCTTGGCGTGTGGAGGGCATTTCGGACCAAGGAGAACCGCAAGGAAAGTTTTAGACAGTGGATTCTACTGGCCTACATTGAACAAGGATGCCTTTGAATACGTGATGTGCGACCGCCCAGAGGTTTTCAGCGTAGACTACTTCTTCAACAAGGGCTTGTTGCAAACTCAAGGCAACAAGACTTACTTCTATTCGCTGGGAGATAAAGCGAAGGCGGAGCCGGAGGAAGCTGAGGAGGCCATGCCAAGTGAAGAGGTGGAAGAGCTTAGGAAGGAGGTGCAGGacatgaaaaaggaaatgcaaCTGATGAAAAAGGAGATGATGAAGGAACTCGGGGGAATACGGAAGGAACTCAATGGGAGTCGGGAAGAAGTAAAAGTTCTGAGCAGCAACGTAGCAGATTTGGCCACGAAATGTGCCAAACAAAGTGAAAGAGTGGCGGAAGCTGTGGAGATATCTACGCGGATGTTGAAATGGCTGCATCAGACGCTTcccttgacccagtcgaaGTCGACTCCTGGGTCAAGTGGCGAGGCACAGAAGATCATCCACAGCAGTCCCTCGATCAAGCCATTCCAGCAGTTGACCACCCCGACTATTCCCGAGAAAGTTCCAAATCCACCGAGGACGAAAATGCTAATGAGGAAACCAGGACTCGATCAAGCTGCAGAAGGAAAGGAAGAGCTGGAGCAACCAGcgaagaagaaagtgaaaacAAACCGCCCCAGTGTTCCACCACCGTCTGGCTCTCGCGGGAGCCAGCCCCAGAAATGA
- the LOC125201154 gene encoding putative F-box/LRR-repeat protein 23 isoform X1 produces MNTRRKIRAAAEFSGSGRNMNIGSKIPAVASSSPPWIELPLDVTANILQRLGAEEMLCSAQQVCATWWNVCKDPSLWRVIDFSGTKQIDRTAKYTAMCRRAVDRSRGQLTDFTIQYFGGDELMEYIADRSPNLKRLKLGTCFFISGPCAARIVAKLGQLEELHITIRPRFGVIEPGVMSADIRAIGNACPTLKSFSLNAFKFILIEDVDENDDRPFIESIHRNLYALAISKSMPNLQHLQVYGLLIGNKGLEIILNGCPRLESLDIRRCFDLDLEGDLGKRCRQQIKHLKLPHDSTSDVPWPSCRGGDPFTSPPFSTYNPDIYYYNEDMDDYIQRYGYADLHESFGLLV; encoded by the exons ATGAATACTAGACGGAAAATTCGGGCGGCGGCGGAATTTAGCGGTTCAG GTCGAAATATGAATATTGGATCCAAAATTCCGGCGGTTGCTTCATCCTCGCCGCCGTGGATCGAGTTGCCTCTAGATGTGACCGCCAATATACTCCAGAGGCTCGGGGCGGAGGAGATGCTGTGCAGCGCGCAGCAAGTGTGTGCTACCTGGTGGAACGTTTGCAAGGATCCTTCCTTGTGGCGAGTCATCGATTTCTCCGGCACTAAGCAGATCGATCGTACCGCCAAGTACACCGCCATGTGCCGCCGTGCTGTCGACCGCAGCCGGGGGCAGCTGACCGACTTCACCATTCAGTACTTTGGCGGCGACGAACTCATGGAATACATCGCTGATCG ATCACCGAATCTCAAACGCCTTAAACTTGGAACTTGCTTTTTCATATCAGGACCGTGTGCAGCTAGAATAGTTGCAAAGCTTGGACAGTTGGAAGAGTTGCACATTACGATTAGACCAAGGTTTGGTGTGATTGAACCAGGGGTTATGTCTGCTGATATTCGGGCTATTGGCAATGCATGCCCGACGTTGAAATCATTCTCATTGAACGCATTTAAGTTCATTCTGATAGAGGATGTTGACGAAAATGATGATCGTCCTTTTATTGAATCAATTCATCGGAATCTGTATGCTCTCGCAATCAGCAAAAGTATGCCCAATCTGCAGCATCTTCAAGTTTATGGGCTCTTGATTGGAAATAAAGGACTTGAAATCATCCTTAACGGCTGTCCACGCCTCGAGTCACTTGACATTCGGCGGTGTTTTGATCTCGATCTTGAAGGGGATTTGGGGAAAAGATGCCGTCAACAAATTAAACATCTTAAACTTCCTCATGACTCGACTAGTGATGTCCCATGGCCGAGTTGCCGAGGCGGTGATCCATTTACCTCTCCTCCATTCTCCACTTATAATCCGGacatatactattataatgAAGATATGGATGATTATATTCAACGTTACGGATATGCAGACTTACACGAATCCTTTGGCTTATTAGTCTAG